From Anopheles funestus chromosome 3RL, idAnoFuneDA-416_04, whole genome shotgun sequence, a single genomic window includes:
- the LOC125768770 gene encoding uncharacterized protein LOC125768770: MAEAQRLIGISLAKIAQSRVCRGGVSLHKNLLVATVLQKARYIFMEEAYHIVHGHYLQQQQQQQQQQHHHQLMQEQQNAAYLLAGHCDSSSSDSCDDECGNNKCSEGDEKLQSHLSTIGTTQEDELVDPVEEDETSASVCGGVGESLSYDYDSTILPTTIGGLPLEPLNMCRNGGASSGTRTDEEDEEEETPTGGDGEDKQLPSPPHDVSHLFLLPALAPWIGASEDKENVNSGGSFPFLQSSFGDEDDEEELEDEEDDEEENTCQDLSCHQRKPEVVEEQTPALVKQFESAVRSKGAMRYFDLDDRRTVGRPERRRRRHRTEGDHYQQQPLDNSSASSPAKRRRSSTTDESSTVVLGTANCATANGSAEDDDRILPIALLSAKRMKTSDPQRPLTPAICSSSHGNTSPPQFYSSPHETICSGDAETLSECVNQQLEAENLTTTNLPPVSKSPELQTDATADPEHSDTDAPPTPSVESIDRITSLVSIFSFGNLSRSVSTPDFCAAQAQKDSRPDAGGSLLTSQLQHHGQRGYLTMTV; this comes from the coding sequence ATGGCGGAAGCCCAGCGGCTGATCGGGATATCGCTGGCGAAAATAGCCCAATCGCGGGTCTGCCGTGGTGGGGTTTCGCTGCACAAGAACCTGCTGGTGGCGACCGTGCTGCAGAAGGCACGCTACATCTTTATGGAGGAAGCGTACCATATCGTGCACGGCCACTAtttacagcagcagcagcagcagcaacagcaacagcaccatcatcagctgATGCAGGAGCAGCAGAATGCCGCCTATCTGCTGGCGGGGCACTGTGACAGCTCATCAAGTGACAGTTGTGATGATGAGTGCGGCAACAACAAGTGCAGTGAGGGGGATGAGAAGCTTCAATCCCATCTGTCAACGATAGGCACCACCCAAGAGGACGAACTGGTCGATCCGGTCGAGGAGGATGAAACGTCTGCTTCCGTTTGTGGTGGTGTTGGGGAGAGCTTATCGTACGACTACGACAGTACCATTCTGCCTACTACGATCGGTGGTCTTCCACTTGAGCCGCTCAACATGTGCCGCAATGGTGGTGCATCGTCCGGCACGCGCACGGACGAGGAAGACGAGGAGGAAGAGACACCGACCGGCGGGGATGGCGAAGATAAGCAACTCCCATCGCCTCCCCATGATGTGTCCCATCTGTTCCTACTGCCCGCACTAGCACCGTGGATAGGTGCCTCTGAGGATAAGGAGAACGTTAACTCTGGTGGGTCCTTTCCATTCCTGCAGTCGAGTTTCGGCGACGAAGACGACGAAGAAGAGCTTGAAGACgaggaagatgatgaagaagaaaacacctGTCAGGATCTGTCCTGCCATCAGCGGAAGCCGGAAGTGGTGGAGGAGCAAACGCCGGCACTGGTGAAGCAGTTTGAATCAGCGGTCCGTTCGAAGGGTGCTATGCGTTACTTCGATCTGGACGATCGGCGAACGGTGGGAAGGCCCGAACGAAGACGTCGAAGACACCGCACAGAAGGTGACCATTACCAGCAACAGCCGTTGGACAATAGTTCCGCATCCAGTCCAGCGAAACGTCGCCGTTCGTCAACGACCGATGAGTCCTCTACGGTGGTGCTTGGTACGGCCAATTGCGCTACAGCTAACGGCTCCGCCGAAGATGATGATCGCATCCTGCCAATAGCGCTACTCTCAGCCAAGCGCATGAAGACTTCCGATCCCCAGCGCCCTCTAACGCCGGCCATATGTAGCAGTAGCCACGGTAATACCAGTCCACCACAGTTCTATTCGTCACCGCACGAAACCATCTGCTCGGGAGATGCGGAAACGTTGTCCGAATGTGTAAACCAACAGCTGGAAGCGGAAAATCTCACCACCACGAATCTTCCACCGGTGTCTAAGTCTCCAGAGCTGCAAACAGATGCGACGGCGGATCCGGAACATTCGGACACGGATGCACCGCCAACGCCATCGGTTGAAAGTATCGATCGGATAACGTCACTGGTTTCGATCTTCAGCTTCGGCAATCTGTCAAGGTCCGTGTCGACGCCCGACTTTTGTGCGGCTCAGGCCCAAAAGGACAGTCGGCCGGATGCGGGCGGTTCACTGTTGACCAGCCAGCTGCAGCATCACGGACAGCGCGGCTATCTGACGATGACCGTATAA